Proteins encoded together in one Papaver somniferum cultivar HN1 unplaced genomic scaffold, ASM357369v1 unplaced-scaffold_21, whole genome shotgun sequence window:
- the LOC113339830 gene encoding putative F-box/FBD/LRR-repeat protein At1g66290 has product MLTVTECFDETRVKKRKVEELVLSIESENPFIFPLSFFTCDSLVVLDLKYNSILCLPNTISFPRIKILRLTNIEFVNENLTGELFSNCPILEGLCLFDCDFVDDFKVLCITSGTLKHLSIINCCLFHQTLKVFTPNLLTIKYAAELPADFVLGRFLSLVEADIQISNNRAQPRLYAPIIKLYQRLFNVKLLKTSGSSFQCLTAANILLANLSTFCNLVCLEVSSAFCSWMGPHASFVFVYEDIFVVSPTLA; this is encoded by the exons ATGCTCACTGTTACTGAATGTTTTGATGAAACCCGAGTTAAGAAACGTAAAGTAGAAGAGCTTGTTCTATCCATAGAATCTGAAAACCCCTTTATATTTCCTCTATCATTTTTCACATGTGATTCGTTGGTGGTGTTGGACTTGAAATACAATAGCATTCTCTGTCTCCCGAACACGATTTCTTTTCCAAGGATCAAGATACTTCGGCTCACAAATATAgagtttgtgaatgaaaacttgaCTGGAGAACTGTTTTCCAACTGTCCCATCCTTGAAGGGTTATGCTTGTTTGACTGTGACTTTGTTGACGACTTTAAAGTTTTATGTATTACTTCTGGTACACTCAAGCACTTGTCAATTATCAATTGCTGTCTGTTTCATCAGACATTGAAGGTTTTCACACCAAATCTGCTGACCATTAAGTATGCAGCAGAGTTACCGGCAGACTTTGTTCTCGGTAGGTTCCTGTCTCTAGTTGAGGCAGATATTCAAATTTCTAACAACCGGGCTCAGCCAAGATTATATGCTCCTATAATCAAGCTTTATCAAAGACTTTTTAATGTAAAGCTCCTTAAAACGTCTGGTTCCTCCTTTCAG TGTCTCACTGCAGCAAATATCCTCTTAGCCAATTTGTCGACATTTTGTAATTTGGTTTGCTTGGAAGTTAGTTCGGCATTTTGTAGCTGGATGGGTCCGCATGCGAGTTTTGTGTTCGTCTATGAAGATATTTTTGTGGTTTCTCCAACTCTCGCATAA
- the LOC113339872 gene encoding ABC transporter G family member 8-like, with protein MEDQSSSSVPSSLSSSPLPNTHLKTYELTASSISYTKFTSSSSTPNFLFKPCTTSAPPTYILRDISFTAYPSQILAIVGPSGAGKSTLLDILAARTLPTHGSLFLNSTPLNSSSFRKLSAYVPQHDASLPLLTVLETFIFAAKLLIPDNSQISSVVDTLLSDLRLSHLANTRLSCGLSGGERRRVSIGLSLLHDPSVLLLDEPTSGLDSSSAFNVMQTLRSIVGSRHRTLILSIHQPNFKILSTIDSILLLSKGQVVHHGSISSLQSFLLTSGFSVPPQLNALEYAMEILSQLHENRTVTSPESVPTPSIDHTSSSLSNNDILPREKRFKSSKIHEILTLYNRFWKIIYRTRQLLFTNTLEALIVGVVLGTIYIHVGYDKQGVDKRFGLFAFTLTFLLSSTTEALPIFINEWPILLRETSTGLYSLSSHLIANTLVFLPYLLAIALVYSISVYFLVGLCSTWQAFSYFVLVIWIVLLMANSFVLFLSSLAPNYVAGTSLVTIFLGAFFLFSGYFISKGSLPNYWMFMHYLSMYKYALDALLINEYSCMVSRCLVWEDEVNKVCMMTGGDVLLKKELHERQRWINIYILLGFFVFYRGLCLLVLIRKASRSKK; from the coding sequence ATGGAagatcaatcatcatcatcagtaccttcatcgCTATCTTCATCACCATTACCAAACACCCATCTTAAAACATATGAACTAACGGCATCTTCCATATCCTACACCAAATTTACTTCCTCATCTTCcacaccaaattttcttttcaaacctTGCACTACATCTGCACCACCAACTTAcatcctccgggacatttctttCACGGCATACCCTTCGCAAATCCTTGCCATTGTTGGTCCAAGTGGTGCCGGTAAGTCGACTCTTCTTGACATTTTAGCAGCAAGAACTTTACCTACCCATGGCTCTCTTTTCCTCAACTCGACGCCTCTTAATTCTTCTTCGTTCAGGAAACTGTCCGCCTATGTTCCGCAACATGATGCATCTCTTCCATTACTTACAGTCTTAGAAACCTTCATTTTTGCTGCTAAACTTCTCATTCCCGACAACTCCCAGATTTCCTCAGTTGTGGACACTCTCCTTTCCGATCTTCGTCTTTCTCACCTTGCCAATACCCGTCTTTCATGTGGTTTGTCCGGTGGAGAACGCAGACGTGTTTCCATCGGTCTTAGTCTTCTTCACGACCCTTCTGTTTTACTTCTTGACGAACCAACTTCTGGTCTTGATAGCTCATCAGCTTTCAATGTAATGCAAACACTTCGATCAATTGTTGGTTCTCGTCATAGAACTTTAATCCTTTCAATTCATCAACCAAACTTCAAAATTCTGTCCACCATTGATAGTATTCTTTTACTATCAAAAGGACAAGTTGTACACCATGGATCAATTTCTTCTCTTCAGTCATTTTTACTTACTAGTGGCTTTTCAGTACCTCCGCAGCTAAATGCACTTGAATATGCAATGGAAATACTAAGCCAACTTCATGAAAACAGAACCGTAACTTCGCCAGAATCCGTTCCTACTCCATCCATTGaccacacttcttcttctttatccaacAATGATATTTTACCAAGAGAGAAAAGATTTAAGAGTTCAAAAATTCATGAGATTCTTACTCTTTACAATAGGTTTTGGAAGATCATTTATAGAACAAGACAACTTCTGTTCACAAACACATTAGAAGCTCTTATAGTTGGTGTTGTTTTAGGAACTATTTACATTCATGTTGGTTATGATAAACAAGGGGTTGACAAAAGATTTGGTCTGTTTGCTTTCACACTTACGTTTCTTCTCTCGTCGACAACCGAAGCTCTACCGATCTTCATTAATGAATGGCCAATCTTGTTAAGAGAAACTTCAACAGGACTTTACAGTCTTTCATCTCATCTTATTGCTAACACCTTAGTTTTCTTACCGTACTTGCTGGCAATCGCTTTAGTTTACTCGATCTCGGTTTACTTCTTAGTAGGTCTTTGTTCAACTTGGCAAGCTTTTTCATACTTTGTTCTAGTCATATGGATTGTTCTTCTCATGGCAAATTCATTTGTACTGTTCTTAAGTTCTCTTGCACCGAATTATGTTGCCGGTACGTCTTTGGTTACGATATTTCTCGgtgctttctttcttttttccggTTACTTCATTTCGAAAGGTAGTTTACCAAATTACTGGATGTTCATGCATTACTTGTCTATGTACAAATATGCTCTCGATGCACTTCTTATCAATGAGTATTCATGTATGGTTTCGAGATGCTTGGTATGGGAGGATGAAGTGAATAAAGTATGTATGATGACTGGTGGTGATGTTTTGTTGAAGAAAGAACTTCATGAGAGACAGAGATGGATCAACATTTACATTTTGCTTGGGTTTTTCGTTTTCTATCGTGGTCTTTGTTTGTTGGTTTTGATTAGAAAAGCTTCAAGATCAAAGAAATAA
- the LOC113339766 gene encoding UDP-glycosyltransferase 88B1-like produces the protein MWLMSWLAKQYLIQPATNMHDVACPTRYQPYGLSQPILSCNYQIINPLTLILSKIKLGGGGGGGGGKMKKTIVLYPSPLIGHLISMVELGKLILNQYPSFNITVLITAMNSKTTSQTTPYINQISKTTPSINFHHLPTQPLEKSQTFFEYLRQNNPLVHESLDFIVSQNYKICSFIFDMFCSASLQVTTQLQIPSYFFYTSGVNAFTVLLHLPMLNKTWKSVEHDDESSLLLPNTYLNIPGLPPILSTDLPSSSLNPKDASHEPFMFISKTAVQAKGIIVNSFESLEPRAVKAIKGGLCFPDSVITPPLYPIGPLIAEPTASNKTCDCLTWLDKQTRESVVFLCFGSGGVFSEDQLNEIAVGLEKSRKRFLWVVRIAHPKEKNGHNITPTEPSLDELFPKGFLERTRERGLVVKNWAPQVDVLNHESVGGFVTHCGWNSILEAVCAGVPMIGWPLYAEQRVNRVALVKEMTLSLWLNESENGFVTAAEIEECVNTLMDSEEGRALKERVIVAKDEAKLALSGGGSTLNALAKLVESWGQGQS, from the coding sequence ATGTGGTTGATGTCATGGCTGGCCAAACAATACCTAATACAACCAGCAACCAACATGCATGATGTTGCATGCCCTACAAGATATCAACCATATGGACTATCTCAACCAATTCTCTCTTGCAACTACCAAATTATCAACCCCCTCACTCTCATTCTCTCTAAGATTAaacttggtggtggtggtggtggtggcggtgggaagatgaagaagacaatAGTACTATATCCATCACCACTAATCGGTCATTTGATATCCATGGTTGAGTTAGGAAAGCTAATACTCAACCAGTATCCTTCATTCAACATTACAGTTCTCATCACAGCCATGAATTCAAAAACTACTTCTCAAACTACACCATACATAAACCAGATCTCTAAGACAACCCCATCAATTAATTTCCATCATCTCCCAACTCAACCACTCGAAAAATCGCAAACATTTTTCGAATATCTTCGTCAAAACAATCCACTCGTTCATGAATCTTTGGATTTTATTGTCTCTCAGAATTACAAAATTTGCAGCTTCATTTTTGACATGTTTTGTTCAGCTTCACTTCAAGTGACTACCCAACTCCAAATTCCTTCATACTTTTTTTACACATCTGGTGTTAATGCTTTTACTGTTTTATTGCATCTGCCAATGTTAAACAAAACCTGGAAGAGTGTAGAGCATGATGATGAGAGTAGTCTACTATTACCCAACACCTATTTGAATATCCCTGGTTTACCACCGATTTTATCAACCGATTTACCATCATCCTCATTGAATCCTAAGGATGCATCTCATGAGCCGTTCATGTTTATATCGAAAACAGCGGTTCAAGCTAAGGGGATTATCGTGAACTCGTTTGAATCGTTGGAACCCAGAGcagtcaaagcaatcaaaggtgGGTTATGTTTTCCCGACTCAGTGATCACACCACCGCTCTACCCGATTGGACCGTTGATTGCTGAACCAACAGCTAGTAATAAAACTTGCGATTGTTTAACATGGCTGGATAAACAGACACGCGAAAGCGTCGTGTTTTTATGTTTCGGAAGCGGTGGCGTTTTCTCGGAAGATCAGTTGAACGAGATAGCGGTCGGGTTAGAGAAAAGTAGAAAGAGGTTTTTGTGGGTGGTGCGAATTGCACATCCAAAAGAGAAAAACGGACACAATATAACACCAACAGAGCCTAGTCTTGATGAACTTTTTCCGAAAGGATTTCTAGAGCGGACAAGAGAAAGAGGTTTAGTGGTCAAGAATTGGGCACCTCAAGTGGACGTGTTGAATCATGAATCGGTTGGTGGGTTTGTGACTCACTGTGGTTGGAATTCCATTCTGGAAGCAGTTTGTGCGGGGGTACCCATGATTGGGTGGCCTTTATATGCTGAACAAAGGGTGAACCGGGTCGCTTTGGTTAAAGAAATGACGCTAAGTTTATGGTTAAACGAGTCGGAAAATGGGTTTGTCACTGCAGCCGAAATCGAGGAATGCGTCAACACATTGATGGACTCTGAAGAAGGGAGAGCGCTGAAAGAACGAGTTATAGTAGCCAAGGATGAAGCAAAATTGGCATTGAGCGGAGGGGGATCAACTCTCAATGCGCTTGCAAAGCTAGTCGAGTCTTGGGGTCAGGGCCAGTCTTGA